A part of Lolium rigidum isolate FL_2022 unplaced genomic scaffold, APGP_CSIRO_Lrig_0.1 contig_7894_1, whole genome shotgun sequence genomic DNA contains:
- the LOC124682263 gene encoding uncharacterized protein LOC124682263 — protein MIEMTASVLTKVAPSDGPFCASSFVVSFYVPAKNQADPPAADGLTVQRWAGARYAAVRRFGGFVADSDIGQQAALLDASLQGTKWAASVSDGGSAGPVS, from the coding sequence ATGATCGAGATGACGGCGTCGGTGCTCACCAAGGTGGCGCCCAGCGACGGGCCATTCTGCGCCTCCTCCTTCGTCGTCAGCTTCTACGTGCCGGCCAAGAACCAGGCGGACCCGCCGGCCGCCGACGGCCTGACCGTGCAGAGGTGGGCCGGGGCCAGGTACGCCGCCGTGCGCCGCTTCGGCGGCTTCGTCGCCGACTCCGACATCGGCCAGCAGGCCGCGCTGCTCGACGCCAGCCTGCAGGGGACCAAGTGGGCCGCCTCCGTGTCCGACGGCGGCAGCGCCGGCCCCGTGTCCTAA